In Alteracholeplasma palmae J233, a single genomic region encodes these proteins:
- a CDS encoding ATP-binding protein → MIKRKTYIDELLKYKDKPFIKVITGMRRTGKSVLMEQFQEMLVSERKIATSQVIKINFELPDSFKIENYQDLTNYILEKTNKEYKRTYLFFDEIQRVKDWEKAVNGFHAMGIYDIYITGSNADLLSSELSTYLAGRYVEIKVKPMNFKEFIKAYQGITQNIEELFNKYIIFGGMPSIIAFNLDYSQSMNILRESFQSAFFRDVVIKNQIRNTIALDRLIYYVIQHTGKTFSALSISNYFKSEKISFSVDTVLAYLGYIKSAYLISEVKRIDAVGKKQLATSEKYYIEDHGIREAVSGNNNANIELVLETIIYNELILRGYKVYVGKVKEYEIDFVCIHEDHSKSYYQISYMMPTTETIEREFSPLELIDDSYPKYVLTLDKINFSRNGIKHINIIDFLTE, encoded by the coding sequence GTGATAAAAAGAAAAACGTATATAGATGAATTATTAAAATATAAAGATAAACCATTTATAAAAGTTATAACAGGTATGAGAAGAACCGGTAAATCAGTTTTAATGGAACAATTTCAAGAAATGCTTGTTAGTGAAAGAAAAATAGCTACTAGTCAAGTTATCAAAATTAATTTTGAATTGCCAGATAGCTTTAAAATAGAAAACTACCAAGACCTAACAAACTATATATTAGAAAAAACTAATAAAGAATATAAAAGAACATATTTATTTTTTGATGAAATTCAACGAGTTAAAGATTGGGAAAAAGCAGTTAATGGATTTCATGCTATGGGTATTTATGATATCTACATAACAGGATCTAATGCTGATTTACTGTCTAGTGAACTTTCTACATATCTTGCGGGGCGCTATGTAGAAATAAAAGTTAAGCCAATGAACTTTAAAGAATTTATAAAAGCATATCAAGGCATCACTCAAAATATTGAAGAACTTTTTAATAAATATATTATATTTGGTGGAATGCCATCTATTATTGCTTTTAATTTAGATTATAGCCAATCCATGAATATCTTAAGAGAGTCATTTCAATCTGCTTTTTTTAGAGATGTAGTTATAAAAAATCAAATAAGAAATACAATAGCATTAGATAGACTTATTTACTATGTTATACAACATACTGGAAAAACTTTTTCTGCATTAAGTATTTCTAATTATTTTAAGAGTGAGAAAATATCTTTTAGTGTAGATACAGTTTTAGCTTACTTAGGATATATAAAAAGTGCTTATTTAATTAGTGAAGTAAAAAGAATAGATGCAGTTGGTAAAAAACAACTTGCCACATCTGAAAAATACTACATTGAAGATCACGGGATAAGAGAAGCGGTTTCTGGGAATAATAATGCCAATATAGAATTGGTACTAGAAACTATCATATATAATGAATTGATCTTAAGAGGATATAAAGTCTATGTTGGTAAAGTTAAAGAATATGAAATTGATTTTGTATGTATCCATGAAGATCACTCCAAAAGTTATTATCAAATATCTTATATGATGCCAACAACAGAAACAATAGAAAGAGAGTTTAGTCCATTAGAACTTATTGATGATAGTTATCCCAAGTATGTTTTAACACTTGATAAAATCAATTTTTCAAGAAATGGTATCAAACATATCAATATTATAGATTTTTTAACAGAATAG
- a CDS encoding LLM class flavin-dependent oxidoreductase, giving the protein MINMEFGLYSLGDYVTDAKTGNKVTEQERIEQIIEAAKLAEQYGLDIFSLGESHQEHFISQAHAVILAAIARETKKIRISSSATIISTSDPVRVYENFATLDLLSNGRAEITAGRASRVGLFKLLGYDLRDYETLFEEKFELLLKLFKEDKITWSGQFRAPLSNMELFPKPLQKDFPIWRAVGGTLNSALMAARQGVPMTMATLAGPVSYFNQNVKAYRTNFLLNHPDKEPKVAIDTFLYVGETDEEAFRNYYQYANHSLKMANGQGLRKEAYVNTLDIRDVMLVGSVDTIVKKIVYQYETYKHQRHLFQIDLGGMPFEEVKRMIKIIGEQIVPQVKEILSKEN; this is encoded by the coding sequence ATGATAAATATGGAATTTGGATTATATTCATTAGGAGATTATGTCACTGATGCTAAAACAGGCAATAAAGTAACAGAACAAGAAAGAATAGAACAAATCATAGAAGCTGCTAAACTAGCAGAACAATATGGATTAGATATATTTTCTTTAGGAGAATCTCATCAAGAACACTTCATTTCACAAGCACACGCAGTGATCTTAGCTGCTATCGCGCGTGAAACTAAAAAAATAAGAATCTCAAGTTCCGCAACCATCATTTCAACATCAGATCCAGTAAGAGTATATGAAAACTTCGCAACCCTTGATCTCTTATCAAACGGTCGTGCAGAAATTACTGCAGGTAGAGCCTCACGCGTAGGACTATTTAAATTACTAGGATATGACTTAAGAGATTATGAAACTTTATTTGAAGAAAAATTTGAATTACTCTTAAAATTATTTAAAGAAGATAAAATCACGTGGAGTGGACAGTTTAGAGCGCCCCTTTCTAATATGGAATTATTCCCTAAACCCTTACAAAAAGACTTTCCAATTTGGAGAGCCGTAGGTGGAACATTAAATAGTGCACTTATGGCAGCTCGCCAAGGGGTTCCTATGACTATGGCAACCCTTGCAGGTCCTGTTTCATACTTTAATCAAAATGTTAAAGCGTATAGAACAAACTTCTTATTAAACCACCCAGATAAAGAACCAAAGGTTGCTATTGATACCTTCTTGTATGTAGGAGAAACTGATGAAGAAGCCTTTAGAAACTATTATCAATACGCCAACCATTCATTAAAAATGGCAAATGGTCAAGGACTAAGAAAAGAAGCCTATGTCAATACCCTTGATATAAGAGATGTCATGCTTGTTGGTAGTGTTGATACGATTGTAAAAAAAATAGTTTATCAATATGAAACATATAAACATCAAAGACATTTATTCCAAATAGATCTAGGTGGTATGCCTTTTGAAGAAGTGAAAAGAATGATTAAAATTATTGGAGAACAAATTGTCCCTCAAGTAAAAGAAATATTAAGCAAGGAGAACTAG
- a CDS encoding NADPH-dependent FMN reductase, translated as MKVLGIIGTIFGSKTKTALHAIKFDENTEYEIIDLKDYQLPFADGRVLSDYDEITQNLIYKIMDSDALIIGTPIYQASIPGVLKNLFDLLPIDSIRNKTVGIVVTAGSHNHYLVAEYQLIPILNYLKTDVINKYVYITQEAFSSDSIVDDGIFLRLEALSKTLIEKANYNKEKEDKYDF; from the coding sequence ATGAAAGTATTGGGAATTATAGGAACTATTTTTGGCAGTAAAACTAAAACTGCTCTTCATGCAATAAAGTTTGATGAAAATACAGAATATGAAATTATAGATTTAAAAGACTATCAACTACCTTTCGCAGATGGAAGAGTCTTATCAGATTATGATGAAATAACCCAAAATCTTATTTATAAAATCATGGATTCCGATGCTTTAATTATAGGAACTCCTATATATCAAGCATCTATTCCAGGAGTGCTAAAAAACTTATTTGACTTACTACCTATTGATTCAATCAGAAATAAGACAGTAGGTATTGTTGTGACTGCTGGTTCACATAACCATTACTTGGTTGCTGAATATCAGTTAATCCCTATACTAAACTATTTAAAGACAGATGTGATTAATAAATATGTTTATATTACACAAGAAGCATTTTCATCAGATAGCATTGTTGATGACGGTATCTTTTTAAGATTAGAAGCACTTTCTAAAACACTTATTGAAAAAGCTAATTACAATAAAGAAAAAGAAGACAAATATGATTTCTAA
- a CDS encoding aldo/keto reductase — MISKLAIGTWLIGEDKSKEKEEIETINYAIDNGIKIIDTAEMYGKGKAEKLLGRIIENKNREDLYLISKIYPHNAHTKEQIKKSLFQSLDNLKTSYLDLYLLHWIENDTNLHLVVETFEELKKEGYLKNWGVSNFDVSDLERLYQIPNGKNCHTNQILYHIGQRGIEYDLIPYAKDNNLHLMFYSVLGHSKAYRDEIINSPAIIKISSKHHMTPYQVMLLFSLEKEGTSIIKASSIKHIKELIEVTRLHLDKDDLEQIDKVFKKPLNKVPLQMI, encoded by the coding sequence ATGATTTCTAAACTAGCTATAGGTACATGGCTTATTGGTGAAGATAAAAGTAAAGAAAAAGAAGAGATAGAAACAATCAATTATGCAATAGATAATGGTATTAAAATAATTGATACAGCGGAAATGTATGGAAAAGGTAAGGCAGAAAAATTACTAGGTCGTATTATAGAAAATAAAAATAGAGAAGACCTTTATCTTATTTCAAAAATATATCCCCATAACGCTCACACTAAAGAACAAATTAAAAAATCTTTATTTCAATCTCTGGATAATTTAAAGACAAGTTATCTAGATCTTTATTTATTACACTGGATAGAAAATGACACTAATCTTCATTTGGTTGTAGAAACATTTGAAGAACTTAAAAAAGAAGGGTATCTTAAAAACTGGGGTGTTTCTAATTTTGATGTATCTGATTTAGAAAGACTTTATCAAATACCAAATGGTAAAAACTGTCATACTAATCAAATTCTTTATCACATTGGACAAAGAGGTATTGAGTATGACTTAATTCCATATGCAAAAGATAATAACCTTCATCTCATGTTTTATTCAGTATTAGGCCATAGTAAAGCATATAGAGATGAGATTATAAATAGTCCTGCTATAATTAAAATCTCAAGCAAACATCATATGACCCCTTATCAAGTGATGTTATTATTTTCACTAGAAAAAGAAGGAACATCCATTATAAAAGCTTCAAGTATTAAACACATAAAAGAATTAATAGAAGTAACTAGATTACATTTAGATAAAGATGATCTAGAACAAATAGATAAAGTATTTAAAAAACCACTCAACAAAGTGCCACTTCAAATGATATAA
- a CDS encoding type IV toxin-antitoxin system AbiEi family antitoxin domain-containing protein codes for MILTTKTLFNKYKKYNNIQGKIDRMVQKGKYIPINKGLYETNSKIPGYYLSVYIYKPSYLSFEYALSHHGLIPERVYTYTAATFKKNRTKTFINQFGEYTYRDIPEQAFPLEVKMYLENNYIYYIATPEKALCDKLYTLAPVYSLKAFKSLLFEDLRIDYHVFSKLNKDKIIFLSTLYKKRNLKYLSQLIKEMF; via the coding sequence ATGATTTTGACGACTAAGACATTATTTAATAAATACAAAAAATATAATAATATACAAGGAAAAATAGATAGAATGGTTCAAAAGGGTAAGTATATTCCTATTAATAAAGGTTTATATGAGACAAACTCTAAAATACCAGGTTATTATCTTTCAGTATATATATATAAACCATCATATCTTTCTTTTGAGTATGCACTTAGTCACCACGGGCTTATACCAGAAAGAGTATACACATATACAGCTGCAACCTTCAAAAAAAATAGAACTAAAACTTTTATAAACCAATTTGGAGAATACACATATAGGGATATACCTGAACAAGCCTTTCCATTAGAAGTTAAGATGTATCTTGAAAATAATTATATCTATTATATAGCAACTCCTGAAAAGGCATTATGTGATAAATTATATACTCTTGCTCCAGTTTACAGCCTAAAAGCGTTTAAGTCATTGCTATTTGAGGATTTGCGTATTGACTATCATGTATTTTCTAAACTGAATAAAGATAAAATCATTTTTTTATCTACCTTATATAAAAAAAGAAATTTAAAATATTTAAGTCAACTTATAAAGGAGATGTTTTAA
- a CDS encoding nucleotidyl transferase AbiEii/AbiGii toxin family protein has product MTIIDQMLEKYRTETIEEKKNAIKEIIQEIVLSGLSRTGFFDYAAFYGGTALRIFYGLPRYSEDLDFSLLVPNKTFDLNSYLPSLLKEVSALGLNFEIEEKVKTIDSNIKSAFIKGNTKEQFLTFYPKSNDYLSIINNEKIKVKFEIDINPPKHATTEYKYGLLPYPYEIQIYDMPSLFAGKIHAVLCRAWKNRIKGRDLYDYIFYIGKKTKINMKHLQERLIQSEFIRSSDEFSLEILKSMLKDKFGKIDYNEAKKDVLPFIADSKELTLWTSHFFISITENIEEI; this is encoded by the coding sequence TTGACAATTATTGATCAAATGCTTGAAAAATATAGAACTGAGACTATAGAAGAAAAGAAAAATGCGATTAAAGAAATTATTCAAGAAATTGTACTTAGTGGTCTATCAAGAACTGGATTTTTTGATTATGCTGCTTTTTATGGTGGAACGGCACTAAGAATTTTTTATGGATTACCTAGATACTCAGAAGATTTAGACTTTAGTCTTTTAGTACCTAATAAAACGTTTGATTTAAATAGTTATTTACCTAGTCTGCTTAAAGAAGTAAGTGCTTTAGGACTTAATTTTGAAATTGAAGAAAAAGTTAAGACCATTGATTCTAATATTAAGTCAGCATTTATCAAAGGAAATACAAAGGAACAATTTTTAACTTTTTATCCCAAATCAAATGATTATTTAAGTATCATTAATAATGAGAAAATTAAGGTAAAGTTTGAAATTGACATTAATCCACCAAAGCATGCCACCACTGAATATAAATATGGACTCTTACCGTATCCATACGAAATACAAATATATGATATGCCTTCTCTTTTTGCAGGCAAAATACACGCAGTGTTATGTAGAGCTTGGAAAAATAGAATTAAAGGTAGAGATTTATATGATTATATATTTTATATAGGAAAAAAAACTAAGATAAATATGAAACATCTTCAAGAACGATTAATCCAGTCAGAGTTTATCAGATCTAGTGATGAATTTAGCCTTGAAATACTCAAAAGTATGTTAAAGGATAAATTTGGAAAAATAGATTATAATGAAGCTAAAAAAGATGTTTTACCATTTATAGCAGATTCAAAAGAACTAACGTTATGGACTAGCCATTTTTTTATTAGCATCACTGAAAATATAGAAGAAATATAA
- a CDS encoding methionine ABC transporter ATP-binding protein, translating to MIKLENITKTYKLKNKEEFKALDNINLTINEKEVLGIVGYSGAGKSSLLRIINLLIKPTSGRIIVDNKDMLTLKRKELERMRHTIGMVFQNFNLLNQLTVYQNIKLILDISNYTEDKEKRIIEVLTLVNLLDKKDEYPSKLSGGQKQRVGIARAIANKPKYLLCDEITSALDQKTSIEVIELLKDIKEKTDVTIIFITHQIDMVRKICDRVIVMEDGKIVEENKTLDLFISPQSSVSKNLIETDLKLDLNKNENIYRLIYKGNTKETILSDVIKKYQINTSILKAQTIDIKDEVIGYLFIEITGDKTLEAINYLKNNKIEVTQYV from the coding sequence ATGATCAAACTAGAAAATATTACAAAAACATATAAGCTAAAAAATAAAGAAGAGTTTAAAGCTTTAGATAATATAAACCTAACTATAAATGAAAAAGAAGTGCTTGGGATCGTAGGTTATAGTGGTGCAGGCAAATCAAGTCTTTTAAGAATTATCAATTTACTTATTAAACCAACAAGCGGAAGAATAATTGTCGATAATAAAGATATGTTGACACTAAAAAGGAAAGAGTTAGAACGAATGCGCCATACCATTGGGATGGTCTTTCAAAATTTTAATTTATTAAATCAATTAACAGTTTACCAAAATATTAAGCTCATCTTAGATATATCTAACTATACAGAAGATAAAGAAAAAAGAATTATAGAAGTATTAACTCTTGTCAATCTACTAGATAAAAAAGATGAATATCCTTCAAAATTATCAGGAGGACAAAAACAAAGAGTAGGCATAGCACGTGCTATTGCTAATAAGCCTAAATATCTTTTATGTGATGAAATCACATCAGCACTTGATCAAAAAACATCAATTGAGGTTATAGAACTCTTAAAAGATATTAAAGAAAAAACAGATGTTACAATCATATTTATCACTCACCAAATAGATATGGTAAGAAAAATATGTGATAGAGTGATTGTTATGGAAGATGGAAAAATAGTTGAAGAAAATAAAACACTAGATTTATTTATTTCACCTCAATCTAGTGTATCTAAAAATTTAATTGAAACAGATTTAAAACTAGATTTAAATAAAAATGAAAACATTTATAGACTTATCTATAAAGGAAATACTAAAGAAACAATTTTAAGTGATGTCATAAAAAAATATCAAATTAACACAAGCATTCTAAAAGCTCAAACAATCGATATTAAAGATGAAGTCATAGGATATTTATTCATAGAAATTACCGGAGATAAAACGTTAGAGGCAATTAATTATCTTAAGAATAACAAAATAGAGGTAACACAATATGTTTAA
- a CDS encoding methionine ABC transporter permease gives MFNLYISAYDQKEIINALKDTLYLLSITSVFLIVVGLLFGFILFFTEQSKNHIIHKITGFIVDILRSVPFIILMILLIPVTVILVGTIIGAKAALPALIISASPFYARLVYMSLRDIPKGNIEALEAMGASKFTKIRILIKEALPSLLSGLTVSLVTLVGFIASAGAIGAGGLGDLAKRKAFASEYPVMIICIILILVIVFTIQLTGDYIVKKIDKR, from the coding sequence ATGTTTAATTTATATATAAGTGCATATGACCAAAAAGAAATTATAAATGCCTTAAAAGACACACTTTACCTATTAAGCATTACATCTGTATTTTTGATTGTTGTTGGATTACTATTTGGATTCATTCTCTTTTTTACAGAACAATCTAAAAATCATATCATTCATAAAATAACAGGATTTATTGTAGATATCTTAAGATCTGTTCCTTTTATTATTCTGATGATTTTATTAATACCAGTGACAGTTATCTTAGTAGGAACTATCATAGGTGCTAAAGCAGCCCTACCTGCATTAATTATAAGTGCATCACCCTTTTATGCAAGATTAGTTTATATGTCATTAAGAGATATACCAAAAGGAAATATAGAGGCATTAGAAGCTATGGGAGCATCAAAGTTTACTAAGATAAGAATCCTTATTAAAGAAGCATTACCAAGTTTACTCTCAGGACTTACAGTATCACTTGTTACACTGGTGGGTTTTATCGCATCAGCAGGGGCAATCGGTGCTGGCGGATTAGGTGATTTAGCTAAAAGAAAGGCGTTTGCCTCAGAATATCCAGTGATGATTATTTGTATCATCTTAATATTAGTTATTGTATTTACAATTCAACTTACAGGCGATTATATCGTAAAAAAAATAGATAAAAGATAG
- a CDS encoding MetQ/NlpA family ABC transporter substrate-binding protein — MKKTLTFITVLLLSVILVACQNKIEDPKTIYVVATQIPHEEILKEAEPLLKEKGYKLDITVTDDYYVPNKAVANKSADVNFFQHIPFFDKYNSDAKDSEKLVNVAGIHIEPIAAYSKTITDINNLPNNAKVLISNSEADHGRILSILSQNNVVTLNEGVDTLTAKLSDIKENPKNITFKQVAPELLATTYNTESDSQLAFINGNFALTAKLDNNQKVLVESPTNNPYVNILAVLNGRENLPKIKALIEVLTSKDIKDFITNKYAGSVIPA; from the coding sequence ATGAAAAAAACACTCACATTTATAACAGTCTTACTATTAAGTGTTATCTTAGTAGCATGTCAAAATAAAATAGAAGATCCAAAAACAATATACGTAGTAGCAACCCAAATACCACATGAAGAAATATTAAAAGAAGCAGAACCATTATTAAAAGAAAAAGGATACAAACTAGATATTACAGTAACAGATGATTACTATGTTCCAAATAAGGCGGTTGCTAATAAATCAGCTGATGTTAACTTCTTCCAACATATACCATTTTTTGATAAATATAATAGTGATGCAAAAGATAGTGAAAAATTAGTTAATGTTGCAGGCATCCATATTGAACCGATTGCCGCATATTCAAAAACTATTACTGATATTAATAATCTTCCAAATAATGCAAAAGTTCTAATTAGTAACTCAGAAGCAGACCATGGAAGAATTCTTTCAATACTTTCTCAAAATAATGTAGTAACATTAAATGAAGGTGTTGATACTTTAACAGCTAAGTTATCAGATATTAAAGAGAATCCTAAAAACATTACATTTAAACAAGTAGCACCAGAACTTCTAGCAACTACTTATAATACTGAATCAGATAGTCAGTTAGCATTTATTAATGGTAATTTTGCATTAACAGCTAAATTAGATAATAACCAAAAAGTATTAGTTGAAAGCCCAACTAATAACCCATATGTAAATATCTTAGCAGTTTTAAATGGTAGAGAAAACTTACCTAAAATTAAAGCCTTAATAGAAGTATTAACATCCAAAGACATCAAGGATTTTATTACAAATAAATACGCAGGATCAGTTATACCTGCATAA
- a CDS encoding peptidase E, protein MKKLYLTSSFKDVVELFLCNEGDIKGKTVTFIPTASLVEKVNFFVKSGKKALESLGLIVDELEITNETEEHIINTLHKNDYIYVTGGNTFFLLQELKRKNLLEEINKAILNGKVYIGESAGSIITSPNISYVEKMDSIKKAPELTNYDALNIVDFYLLPHHGNFPFKNAVEKIIETYQDKLELKAISNHEVIFVKDNEVSLLK, encoded by the coding sequence ATGAAAAAATTATATTTAACATCATCATTTAAAGACGTTGTAGAACTATTTTTATGTAACGAAGGTGATATTAAAGGAAAAACAGTTACTTTTATCCCAACAGCAAGCCTAGTAGAAAAAGTAAACTTTTTTGTAAAATCAGGTAAAAAAGCATTAGAATCATTAGGTTTAATAGTAGATGAATTAGAAATTACAAATGAAACTGAAGAACATATTATAAACACACTTCACAAAAATGATTATATATATGTTACAGGCGGAAACACATTCTTTTTATTACAAGAATTAAAAAGAAAAAACCTTCTAGAAGAGATTAATAAAGCGATTTTGAATGGTAAAGTATATATTGGAGAATCTGCGGGATCTATTATAACTTCTCCTAATATTTCATATGTAGAAAAAATGGATAGCATTAAAAAAGCACCAGAACTTACGAACTACGATGCATTAAACATTGTAGACTTCTATTTACTTCCACACCACGGCAATTTTCCTTTTAAAAACGCTGTAGAAAAAATTATTGAAACCTATCAAGATAAATTAGAATTAAAAGCTATTAGCAATCATGAAGTAATTTTTGTTAAAGACAATGAAGTTAGCTTATTAAAATAA
- a CDS encoding ABC transporter ATP-binding protein/permease, with product MLTIKNIKKAYQVGEEEVFALKGINLSFRQKEFVSILGQSGSGKTTLLNIIGGLDKYTSGDLIVDGVSTKNYKDKDWDAYRNHRIGFVFQSYNLIPHLTVLNNVELALTLSGVNAKERKEKATKVLTRVGLIDHLNKKPNQLSGGQMQRVAIARALVNEPNIILADEPTGALDSETSVEIMELLKEISHDKLIIMVTHNPNLAKQYSSRTVQLLDGQVVSDTNPYNEESQVAKQDSKNKTSMTFFTALKLSLKNLMTKKVRTIITAFAGSIGIIGVALVLSLQYGFNQYLDKMETDTFSGMPIIVNQVGYDLEKVTTQQKEVENGIGVNEKLSYYINQITPDYINYLETKAKQHTSNIGYVYGFDNRASYKNENGTFNWLSNSSLPSGRSEQFIGEPIASSKFLEEQFLIEGKNIDDNAFEAIVIANRYNRVDEEILKFLGLSTTEVITYDKIIGKTFKLYDNDLYLTKKDGKYSQDLGKIFLNQDKAINVTIVGVAKPRTQFLTLPTQIMYTKKVQEELISRNSISEIVVEQKEVINNATSITNITNLLTGNPFTLENILKVQDVLASIGVSVKLDKTLLKTTEIVPKQINIYPSNFDGKNDLKNVLNAYNEGKEEADKIIFVDQAGFAIGMIKNVMNSISAVLIAFSAISLIVSSVMIGIITYTSVLERTKEIGVLRSIGARKKDISRVFNAESIIIGFLAGTLGVIITYAINPLVSLALESATETSGIANLYYLYAIGLIGVSMLLTFIAGLIPSRIAAKKDPVVALRTE from the coding sequence ATGTTAACAATAAAGAACATAAAAAAAGCGTATCAAGTTGGTGAAGAAGAAGTATTTGCATTAAAAGGAATTAACCTATCATTTAGACAAAAAGAGTTTGTTTCAATTCTAGGACAATCTGGAAGTGGAAAAACGACATTACTAAATATTATAGGTGGGTTAGATAAGTATACTTCAGGAGACTTGATTGTTGATGGTGTTTCTACTAAAAACTATAAAGATAAAGACTGGGATGCATATAGAAATCATAGAATAGGATTTGTATTCCAAAGCTATAATTTAATCCCACATTTAACAGTATTAAACAATGTTGAATTAGCTTTAACCTTATCAGGTGTTAATGCTAAAGAGAGAAAAGAGAAAGCAACTAAAGTTTTAACAAGAGTGGGGCTTATCGACCATTTAAATAAAAAGCCTAATCAATTATCAGGTGGGCAGATGCAAAGAGTTGCGATTGCTCGTGCCTTAGTTAATGAGCCTAATATTATCTTAGCAGATGAACCAACAGGAGCATTAGACAGTGAAACATCTGTTGAAATCATGGAATTATTAAAAGAAATTAGTCATGATAAATTAATCATTATGGTAACTCACAACCCTAATCTAGCTAAACAATATAGCTCAAGAACAGTTCAACTATTAGATGGACAAGTCGTTTCTGATACCAACCCATATAATGAAGAATCACAAGTAGCTAAACAAGATAGTAAAAATAAAACTTCAATGACATTTTTTACTGCTTTAAAATTAAGTTTAAAAAACTTAATGACTAAAAAAGTTAGAACGATTATTACTGCGTTTGCAGGCAGCATAGGAATCATAGGAGTAGCACTAGTATTATCTTTACAATATGGATTCAACCAATACTTAGATAAAATGGAAACAGATACTTTCTCAGGTATGCCTATTATAGTGAATCAAGTAGGATATGACTTAGAAAAAGTTACTACACAACAAAAAGAAGTAGAAAATGGTATTGGAGTTAACGAGAAATTAAGTTATTATATTAACCAAATTACTCCTGATTATATAAACTATTTAGAAACTAAAGCTAAACAACATACAAGTAATATCGGATACGTTTATGGTTTTGATAATAGGGCATCTTATAAAAATGAAAATGGCACATTTAACTGGCTAAGTAATAGCTCATTACCAAGTGGAAGATCAGAACAATTTATTGGTGAACCTATTGCAAGTTCTAAGTTTCTAGAAGAACAATTCCTAATAGAAGGAAAGAATATAGATGACAATGCTTTTGAAGCTATTGTGATTGCAAATAGATATAATAGAGTTGATGAAGAAATACTTAAATTTTTAGGACTTTCTACAACTGAAGTTATTACATATGACAAAATTATTGGTAAAACATTTAAACTATATGATAATGATTTATATTTAACTAAAAAAGATGGCAAATATTCTCAAGACTTAGGTAAAATATTCCTAAATCAAGATAAAGCAATAAATGTTACAATTGTTGGTGTAGCAAAACCAAGAACGCAATTCTTAACTTTGCCAACTCAAATTATGTATACAAAAAAAGTTCAAGAAGAACTTATTTCTAGAAATAGCATATCAGAAATAGTTGTTGAACAAAAAGAAGTAATTAATAACGCTACAAGTATAACAAACATTACAAATCTTCTAACAGGAAATCCATTTACTTTAGAAAATATACTTAAAGTTCAAGATGTATTAGCTTCTATTGGAGTGAGTGTGAAACTAGATAAAACATTATTAAAAACAACAGAAATAGTTCCTAAACAGATAAATATTTACCCATCTAATTTTGATGGAAAAAACGATTTAAAAAATGTTTTAAATGCATATAATGAAGGTAAGGAAGAAGCAGATAAAATTATCTTTGTTGATCAAGCAGGGTTCGCAATTGGTATGATTAAGAATGTTATGAATTCTATTTCAGCAGTCTTAATTGCCTTTTCTGCAATTTCACTTATTGTATCATCAGTTATGATTGGAATTATTACATATACATCAGTTCTAGAAAGAACAAAAGAAATAGGTGTCCTAAGAAGTATAGGGGCAAGAAAAAAAGATATTTCAAGAGTATTTAATGCAGAGTCTATCATTATAGGATTCTTAGCGGGTACTTTAGGAGTTATTATCACATATGCAATTAACCCATTAGTTAGTTTAGCACTTGAAAGTGCAACAGAAACAAGCGGAATTGCTAATTTATATTACTTATATGCTATAGGTCTTATAGGAGTCAGTATGCTACTTACATTTATAGCAGGACTTATCCCATCTAGAATAGCAGCTAAAAAAGATCCAGTTGTAGCACTTAGAACAGAATAA